The genomic region AAAAGGCTTTAAGAAATTGACTGGACCTCCTGAGGATTGGCTAAAAACTTTCACTTCAATGGAGTGGGGTTTCAGAGAGAAGGAAAGATTAAAAAGAGAATTGGATAAAATTCAGCCCGGAGATATATTTATTTTCCACTCAATGAAGCCAGAGTATATATCAGCAGATTTTCTTCCTACCGGAATCATAGGTGTCGGAGTTGTTGGAGAAAAGAAAATAGGCATTGACGAGGAAGCTTACTTTGAGGATAAGAATCTAAGGCCTTTAAGGATAGTCTTTAAGGAAATTTGGTGGTTTGGAGAATATGAAAAGATTTCTACAGAAAAATTTCCTATAAAGGCTAAAAAGGGTACAGATTTCTTAATTAGAGAAATATATTATTTACTAAAAAATTGTATAACTTTCCAAGAAATGAGAGAGCACGACTGCGTAATATCCACTCAAGGTGCTATACAAAACGTAAGCAGAGAAAAACGACTTAGGTTAATAGAGTTAATAAAGCCTAGATTAAGAGAACCCATAATTAGAAGATAGAAAACTTTCAGCCTACTCCTTTTCTTTTTTAAAATTTTCCTTCCTTATATGTATAGTTATGCAGTAACTGAAAGACATGAGAAAAGTAAGGATGTGTATATTTTTGTAGTTGATAGTGAGGAAAGCCCGTTCGAATCTTACATAGTTAAGATAGAAGTAGGAAAAGAAAAAATTAGAGCTTCATGTAGTTGTAAAGGTTTTGCGCTAAGGGGATATTGTAAACACTTAGAGCTCTCAATGAAAAAGCTAAGAATTTATAGAGGACTCTATCTTCAGCGCTGGGAGAGAGGATCTGACAGCGATCTTATGGATAATGAAGAAGAAAACTGACGCAACTATTATATCATAAGGAAATGGCATTAGATCGTAAAGGCCGAATGGACTAATGTATGATAATATTAAAGTCCCAGAAAGTAATGGTATTGCCCAAGCAGAGAACTTGCCTTCTGCTGAAGTTAGAATCAAGTATGATATTATCGCAGTATCTATTATAATGAACGGAATAAAGTACCAACTTGGCGAAGTTAATGCCGAAGTCTCTACGTAAAGTGCATAAGAGTTTAATAATGCTATAATACCGCTTATTATGCCTTGCAATCCTCTTCTATATAAAGATAATCCTAGGATTACTAACGTAACTATATAAAATAATGTTGAGAATCCAGACCAATAAACTAGTAATCCTGCAAATATTGTTGCTAATGGCGCTAATACCTTTATGTAACTTAAAACGTATGTCCTCTTAACATCAGGAGCAATTTTTCTCATGCTTTCTACTCCTATTCCTCCCATTATATACGTAAGCACTGTTGCAGAGGAAGATATTCCAACTATTTGATACCAAGAAGGAATTGGCAAGAGGAATAACGCAGATGATATTAATGATACAACAAGAGCAAGGAGAGGGATTCCTCTATCGTTTATCCTAGTTAGCAACTTAGGAAAATAACCATTCTTTGCTGAGGCATAAATACTTCTAGCAGTAGTGCCTAGATATATTATTCCAGTACCTACAGGAGAAATTATTGCATCAAACAATAATATTCCTACCCAAAATGAGAAAACCACCGGTAGCATGTCTATTACAGAAATTAACGGAGCGTTAGCTAATGGGGAATTTAAAAGTCCAGCCCAATTGCCATTAGTCTTAACTACTCCTAGGAATCCTAACTGTAGAGCAACGAAAATGCTCATGGAAATTAATAAGGATGAAATCACCGCAAACGGAATATCTTTCTGAGGATTCTTTCCTTCACCACCGTATTCTATTGCTTGCCTAAATCCTAAGTATGAGAAAACTATTCCGGATGCAGGAATAGCATAAAGCATACCATTTAACCCTTGATAACATGCTGTTTTACCGAAAACTACGTTTGCAGGATTAAAATACGCTAAGAGTAGAACGGCAGTTGTGGTAGGTATTATAATCTTCCACCAACCTATGCCGTGACTTACTCTGCCCAGGAATTTAACCCCATAATAATTAATAAGGAAAAAGATTACTAAGAGGACGTAAGTTAACATTATTCCCTCAGTAGTAAGTTGGTTTCCAGAGTATAAAGATGGGAAAAAGTGTGAAATGTAGGTTGTAGTAGCCACTGCCTCTATTGCCACAGTAGATATTGCGGAAATTATGTAACTCCAGGCCATTATAAATCCAAGTGTTGAACCGTGGGTGTAATGAGGATATCTAATGATTCCTCCAGATTCTGGAAAAGCTGAAGAAATTTCTGCATATGCTAATGCTATTACTATCATCATTAAACCTCCTATTATCCAGGATACTATTGAAAGAGGACCAGCATACGCTGCTGCAGCTAATGGTGAAAATAACCAACCTGAACCTATAATTCCACCTAAGGAAAGGAAAGTTAATTCTCTTTTTGTAAGGACTTTTCTAAGAGACACAATTAAGCATGCATAAGTAATCAGCTTAAAAGTTTAAACTTTACATTTGGTTTTATTTTATAACGCCGTTAGATTAAATGATACAAGATTTGTATGAACTTTATAAGTCGACGTTCCAGATTCGAATAGCATTAGCTTAATTACTATTCTGTGAGAAAATTAAAATGGAAAAATTTGCAAAATACTCCTATTTTTATCTTAATTGATGCTCAATTACACTAGGTATCTTGGTAAAAACTATATTTCTAGAAAATTTTATAAATTTAAGGGGTACCCTAAAACTTAGAGAGCATGATAAGTATACAAACGTTGTTAAACCCTCCACAAGGTTTAACGCTCAGTGAAATACTTATTTTTTCATACATACTCGGTTTACTCCACGGAATAACTCCAGATGAGCACACTTGGCCTATAACGTTCTCTTATGCAGTAGGTAAATATTCAACTAAAGGAGGAATGAAAGCTGGATTCCTATTCTCTTTAGGGTTCACTATCCAAAGAGCTTTCCTAACTACTTTAGGATTTCTAGGGCTTGCTGCTATTTATAAGGAATACAACTTAGACGGACCAGTATACTTTGTAGTAGGTATTGTAATGGCAATAGCTGGTTCATATATATTAAAGGGAAAATATGTTCACCTTCCGTTTGACGAATTAATACATAAGAGAAGGGAAGGAGAAAATTTACGTGATGTACCATTAAAGATGACAATAGTACACGGACTTATCGCAGGCTTTGGATTTGGAGCTTATGCTACTATAATAACTTTCTTCTTAGCTCCGCAAGTTCCAGGATTAATATTTGCACCACTACCCGGAGCAATGTTCGGACTAGGAACTATGACGATGCAAATAATATTAGGCGCAATATTTGGAAATATAATAAAGTTTAAGGGGTTAAGCGAAGAAGATGTAAGATATATAGGAATAAAAACTGCAGGCAGAGTGCTATATTATGGTGGAATCGTATTCTCAATAGTTGGTTTGCTAATAATAGCTATACCAATAATAGACTGTTGGGCAATTCCTACTGGAAATCCTATACCCAACCTTGATGCTATAAATATAGGCTTTCTACTGGTGGTAGGTACGGTAGGCACAATAGGTATAGCAAGCATAATTCAAGCGTATAGAGAAGTTAAAAAGAAGGTAGAGGAAAATAAGGCTGCACAAGTTAAGAAAATTTAACATGCAATAAATACTTCCAGGTTTATAATATTAGATGACAATAAAGAATTTTTAGATATAAATATAGCATACTAATAGTACATTTTAAATTTTCTAATAGATATACTAAACATAATTTCTTTTATATTTTATAAAGAAGAATTTCTATTTGAAGGAATTAATCACATACACCATAAGAATTAAATTAATATGCAATAAAATACTTCCCTTTTACTCTAGCCTAGTACAAGGCTCATCACCTTATCTATTTTTTCACTAAAAGACCATTCCTTAACTTTTAATGTACTTTTTGAACTATTCATCATTATTTCTTGTTACTTTTCTCACTTAACTATCTCACTCACATAATTCATTAAAACTATTCATCTTCGTCTCTTTATTTTATCGAAAGAATTTATCATTATTTAATTCTTAATGATTATACCTTTGTTTTTGTTTAAGATTTATCGTTTTTAAAAAGTAAAAGTTAACTATAGTTAATTTTATATAGACAACTCATGGAGAATCTTCAACATTTTTCTCCCATTATCTAACATCCAAAGATCATTATTAAAGAATACGTAAAGCTTTTCCGGGTTCAATGAAATTACTCTCTTAGCATCTTCCCTTAATTCCTCTTCACTATAATCGTAAAAATACCAATTATCCCTTCCATGCATTCTTAGATACACTGTGCCTGAATTATTTATAATGTAAACGCCTATTGGAGAATCTATTGAAACAATGGTCGCTTCCTTTAACTTTATATCTTTATTAAACCAACTCACGTCTCTGAATTCTACAGCCATTTTCTTTCCAACTTCCTTTTCAAACTCTCTGACTCTCCTCAGATTATCTTCTGAATATTTGAAATTTGGGGGTAACTGAAAAAGGTAAAAGTCTGGGTTCAAATCATGAAATATTTCCTCAAATTTTTTCCAAATCTCAATGTCTTTTAGCCTTTTAACGTGAGTTATGATTCTATTAACCTTTACTGCCCATCTAATTTTATATTTCTTCCAAGATTCTACTTGCTTCTTAGTAGGAAAACGATAGAAGCTTGCATTAAGCTCTACCGCATTGAACCCAGAATTTTCAACGTACCAAGATAAGTTCTTCTTAGGATTCCAGTCGTACATCCAGCCTGAAGTTCCTACGTATATTTCCATAAATATAATTCATTATAAGGAGTATATCAGAGTATAGTCAGGCAATCGGGCGTTCATCACTCTTCAGGCACTGGCGGTTTCATCACAAAAGATAAAATTTCTGTGTACCAAAAATTCATGTGAATTGGAAAATAAAAAGTGAGCTACAGAAAATGATTGTACAACTCTCTGAGGCTAAGAAGTACTTACCAGAGGATTATGTAATTTCTCACGAGGTTACAGAAGAAGAAAAGGAAGGCGAAAACAAGATAGAAATTGAATTACTTAACGATTTTAAACCAGTAGTTGAGCCATTAAATTTCAACCAAGAATTCGAAAGTATTGCGTCTTTAGACTCATCAACAAGATACTTAAGAGACATAAGCGTTAACTTAGTTATTTTAGGAATGTCAATATACAGTAATAGGAAAGGATTTATTGACTTTCCATTGGTTAAGGAAATCCCTTATATTGGAGTAAATACTTATAGGAAGATATTAGATAAAATTTCAGCTGAAATGAAATTTATAAAAGTGAAAAACGAAATAAATTATCCCCTTGATGAAAATTACAAATTAGATGATGTAGCAGATGAAATGAGGACTGAGGCTGAAAACATTGGACTTAGCGAAGTTGTTAATAATCACGATTTGGTAATCTTGGATGGGCCTATATATCCTACCCCACTTGAATTAACCGAAGAATTAGATTTAAGTAGCCCTTCTAGATTATGTCATCAATTAGCTTACGCATCATTGGTTAATAAGAGAATTTCCTTACTAAAAGGAAATGTTATTGGAGTAGTTAAAAGGTTGGAAAATTCCGGAAAGCTTTGGAAGGATAACCAGATCACGGAGGAGTTTAAGAAACGTGGAAAGAACATAAGGGGACTTAAAGATCCTACAATTCTCGAATTGATAGATTATGAATTCTGCAGAAAATCTGGAAGGCATTCTTATGCTTGTATAATTGGGCCTTTCAAAATAGACTACAACCTGCATGTAGAAGGACCAAAAAATTGTTGTAAAGGCGATGGTAACTCAACTTACTTAAGCAATGTGCCCGCAAAGTATGCATATTACATAATTTTAAGGAAACCTTATGTACCAACAACTTACTTCAGAATAGAAGGACTTGACGAGAGCTTTCTGGAAAAGGGAATGAGAACTGCTCTTTCTCGCCTTTCTGATAGACTTATTCCCACATTTATCGAACTTGTAGACAATAGGGCAAAAAGGATTTCTGCAGGATTGTTTATTACAGCCTACGAAATCGCATCATCATATTTAAGTATAATTCACGATGATAAATTGGCTTACGATACTACGGTATCAGAGTTTTTATCGGTATCCCAGCAAAATTTAACGAATTTATTATAGCTAATCCTGGAGTAGCGTGAAGCAGGAAGTCCTCGTAATTTTCCATTCCCATCTTTTTAATAACGTTTATGTCGTTCCTCATAACTATCTTAGTATTTGTTAGTTGAAGCACGAGAGGATTAAGATCGTCCGGCATATGAGTAGCTAAAATTACTCCAATTCTCCTCACTCTACCTAGCCTCATTATTTTATTTATTAACTCCTCAATTATATCCTTAGCAACAGCTTCACTACTTCCTTGAGGGAAGTATTCGTGGGCTTCATCCATTATTATTAAGGTTAACTTATTTTCCAAACTCCTTTTGCTGTAAAGCTCTGTTTTCCAGTTAAATAGTTCCTCAAGGATTTTATAAGCTATAGTAGCTACTGCCTCTATGGATGCAGAATAGTTCATTACGAAGCTTAAGTCAACTATTATCTTATCGTTTAATTTGAAAGCCTTTTCTGGATCAAAGTCCACTGTACCTTTTACTGTAAAAATACCGTAACCGTCGTAGGCTTTTAAAGTCCTAATTATTGCCTCCTTAGTAGATGTAGCTATATCTAAAGCCTTCATTGCCTCCTGAAATGCTTTGCTCAAGGATATTGTTAGATTTCCCTGAGAAAATGAGACAAAAGATTTTGAGATATTCTGACTTTTTGGTCTTAAATTCAACTCATCAAGTAAGGTAGGCGAAATACTTATTCTATTACCTTCCTCTGCTAGAGAGGCAGGAGTTACCTTATCCCTTAAAATTTCATCAAGAATGTTATCGTTAATATAGACGTTAAAAATCTCGTGTAAAGTGATCTTTAGTAATTCAAGAGTTTTGTCAACTAAAGATTCCCAATACATTGAAGCCTTTGGAGTAAAATACGGTGTCAATTTATGGAAGTTCTTAATGTTATCAAAGAAGTTTATTGAATAAGGTATTACGTCGACTTCGGTATCGTTACAAATTAATGCTCCGCTTTCATACTCTAGTACTTTGCATCCATATGTTGAGGCGAATGTATCTAGAAAGTCCTTTGCTGAATTGCCCATCTTTGAAGTTACTGGCATTAATACGGTAAATTTTTCTCTCTTGGAGATCAAGAAATTTACAAAATCTCCTTGCCTATCAAAGACTATAGTTTGCTTATCTAAATCTTTTCTATAGAGGATGGACTTTAAGAGCGTTGTTTTTCCAGATCCGGTAGTTCCTAAAACTAGAGTATGATGAACTAAAGCTTCCTCATCTAGCCTTACCTTTGCTTCAATTTCTTCACCGCCTGAGAATATTTTACCTATTGTTATTCCTTCTTCTGGGATTCTTAGAACTTTCTCCAGAAGTGATGGATTAGGTATGAAAACAGGGCTCTGAGGATCTATAGGAGTAACTGCTGGCCTAACTATGTTTTTCTCTTCATCAAATTCGGATATCGGATATATACCTAAAAAGGTATCAGTAATTATTGATGCAGGATCCTTTCTAGAAGTAACTTCCCTTATGCCCATCTCCGCTAAAACATCGGAACGTGAAATTGAAACTACTTGACCTACTATAATTACTGGACGAAGGATGGTTCTTATAGCTAAATATTGGCCTCTACTTACGTTACTTCTCATGTAATCTTCAAATGATATATCGACGCCAATTAACTCCTCTTCCTCTAACCTAACAGTCCTATACCTTGTAACTCTGCCTATTAACTTTCCGTTCCTTTTTGCATCTTCCTCGGCATTATTTAGTTTATTCTCTAATTCTTTGATAATACCTTCTTCGTCTAAATTTCTCTCTTCCATAAAATTTTTATTGATTGTTAAATTATAAGTTTTAAATCTGCGATAACAAGTATTCTAACTCGTATTTGAAATCCTTGAGCTTAGCTTTCATCTTTTCAACATTTAATACCATCTCATGAAAGCCTAACGTATGAAAATAATATGCATCCCTCCAACATTTCAAAATGTTCTCACACAAAATGGTTGAAAGTCTTCTAGACGCTTTATACAATATTTCACTCTTCTAACCACGTTTTCTTATTACTTCATTTATAATACAATTTAATCCCTTTTTTATTACTAGGAGTTTTATCCCTTCCTCAACAGCCTTATAATACTTCTCACTAGCTTGAACAACGTTGCCCCTAGAAAGAAGCTCATCCGCATCAAGCACTAGCACGTCTGGAACTGTTAAAACTCTTATCATCAGTTATAATTAGAACTGAAGGTAAAAATTAATTACGCTTAAATTGAGCGTTTTCGCTTATCCATTTATGAGAATTGCTATAATAGGTGCAGGAAAAATAGGCTTTACAATATTATCAGCACTTAATAAAATGAGTAACGTCGAGTTAATAGCCACTGGAAGGAGTAACTCCACGTTAGAAAAAATTAAATCAATAGGAGTTGAAGCTACTACAGATAATAATTATGCAGTTTCCTCTTCTGATTATATTATACTTAGCGTAAAACCACAACACTTTCCTTCAGTATTAAAATCGGTAAAAAGCTGGGAAGGTAAGAAAGTTGTATCAGTAATGGCCGGGATAAGGATTTCAACTCTTTCTTCACTCCTAAAAGGAAGTAAGGTATATAGAGCGATGCCAAATATT from Acidianus ambivalens harbors:
- a CDS encoding PaREP1 family protein, encoding MYKASRRLSTILCENILKCWRDAYYFHTLGFHEMVLNVEKMKAKLKDFKYELEYLLSQI
- a CDS encoding ATP-binding protein; this translates as MEERNLDEEGIIKELENKLNNAEEDAKRNGKLIGRVTRYRTVRLEEEELIGVDISFEDYMRSNVSRGQYLAIRTILRPVIIVGQVVSISRSDVLAEMGIREVTSRKDPASIITDTFLGIYPISEFDEEKNIVRPAVTPIDPQSPVFIPNPSLLEKVLRIPEEGITIGKIFSGGEEIEAKVRLDEEALVHHTLVLGTTGSGKTTLLKSILYRKDLDKQTIVFDRQGDFVNFLISKREKFTVLMPVTSKMGNSAKDFLDTFASTYGCKVLEYESGALICNDTEVDVIPYSINFFDNIKNFHKLTPYFTPKASMYWESLVDKTLELLKITLHEIFNVYINDNILDEILRDKVTPASLAEEGNRISISPTLLDELNLRPKSQNISKSFVSFSQGNLTISLSKAFQEAMKALDIATSTKEAIIRTLKAYDGYGIFTVKGTVDFDPEKAFKLNDKIIVDLSFVMNYSASIEAVATIAYKILEELFNWKTELYSKRSLENKLTLIIMDEAHEYFPQGSSEAVAKDIIEELINKIMRLGRVRRIGVILATHMPDDLNPLVLQLTNTKIVMRNDINVIKKMGMENYEDFLLHATPGLAIINSLNFAGIPIKTLIP
- a CDS encoding APC family permease, producing MSLRKVLTKRELTFLSLGGIIGSGWLFSPLAAAAYAGPLSIVSWIIGGLMMIVIALAYAEISSAFPESGGIIRYPHYTHGSTLGFIMAWSYIISAISTVAIEAVATTTYISHFFPSLYSGNQLTTEGIMLTYVLLVIFFLINYYGVKFLGRVSHGIGWWKIIIPTTTAVLLLAYFNPANVVFGKTACYQGLNGMLYAIPASGIVFSYLGFRQAIEYGGEGKNPQKDIPFAVISSLLISMSIFVALQLGFLGVVKTNGNWAGLLNSPLANAPLISVIDMLPVVFSFWVGILLFDAIISPVGTGIIYLGTTARSIYASAKNGYFPKLLTRINDRGIPLLALVVSLISSALFLLPIPSWYQIVGISSSATVLTYIMGGIGVESMRKIAPDVKRTYVLSYIKVLAPLATIFAGLLVYWSGFSTLFYIVTLVILGLSLYRRGLQGIISGIIALLNSYALYVETSALTSPSWYFIPFIIIDTAIISYLILTSAEGKFSAWAIPLLSGTLILSYISPFGLYDLMPFPYDIIVASVFFFIIHKIAVRSSLPALKIESSINS
- a CDS encoding SWIM zinc finger family protein; the encoded protein is MYSYAVTERHEKSKDVYIFVVDSEESPFESYIVKIEVGKEKIRASCSCKGFALRGYCKHLELSMKKLRIYRGLYLQRWERGSDSDLMDNEEEN
- a CDS encoding DNA double-strand break repair nuclease NurA: MNWKIKSELQKMIVQLSEAKKYLPEDYVISHEVTEEEKEGENKIEIELLNDFKPVVEPLNFNQEFESIASLDSSTRYLRDISVNLVILGMSIYSNRKGFIDFPLVKEIPYIGVNTYRKILDKISAEMKFIKVKNEINYPLDENYKLDDVADEMRTEAENIGLSEVVNNHDLVILDGPIYPTPLELTEELDLSSPSRLCHQLAYASLVNKRISLLKGNVIGVVKRLENSGKLWKDNQITEEFKKRGKNIRGLKDPTILELIDYEFCRKSGRHSYACIIGPFKIDYNLHVEGPKNCCKGDGNSTYLSNVPAKYAYYIILRKPYVPTTYFRIEGLDESFLEKGMRTALSRLSDRLIPTFIELVDNRAKRISAGLFITAYEIASSYLSIIHDDKLAYDTTVSEFLSVSQQNLTNLL
- a CDS encoding PaREP1 family protein — encoded protein: MIRVLTVPDVLVLDADELLSRGNVVQASEKYYKAVEEGIKLLVIKKGLNCIINEVIRKRG
- a CDS encoding DUF72 domain-containing protein, which produces MEIYVGTSGWMYDWNPKKNLSWYVENSGFNAVELNASFYRFPTKKQVESWKKYKIRWAVKVNRIITHVKRLKDIEIWKKFEEIFHDLNPDFYLFQLPPNFKYSEDNLRRVREFEKEVGKKMAVEFRDVSWFNKDIKLKEATIVSIDSPIGVYIINNSGTVYLRMHGRDNWYFYDYSEEELREDAKRVISLNPEKLYVFFNNDLWMLDNGRKMLKILHELSI